In the Ensifer adhaerens genome, one interval contains:
- a CDS encoding Lrp/AsnC family transcriptional regulator: MDDLDRRLIAELRINGRASVPQLAQILGVARATAQKRLDRLIADGDIKGFTVRLKNEISKDLIRAFILIEMSGSPKHAIAAVKRVPGVTSVSNTNGVWDMIAEIEVSTMSELNELISTVRATDGVAKSETFIMLGPA, encoded by the coding sequence ATGGACGATCTCGACAGGCGCCTGATTGCGGAGCTGCGTATCAACGGTCGGGCGTCCGTTCCGCAGCTCGCACAGATTCTGGGGGTGGCGCGAGCAACGGCTCAAAAAAGGCTGGATCGGCTGATTGCGGATGGCGACATCAAGGGCTTCACGGTCCGCTTGAAGAACGAAATCAGCAAGGACTTGATCAGGGCGTTTATCTTGATCGAGATGAGCGGGTCACCGAAGCACGCGATCGCTGCGGTAAAGCGGGTACCGGGCGTTACTTCCGTTTCCAACACCAACGGTGTTTGGGACATGATCGCGGAGATTGAGGTCTCGACCATGTCGGAATTGAACGAGCTCATCTCCACGGTACGCGCGACCGACGGTGTCGCGAAGAGCGAGACCTTTATTATGCTGGGGCCGGCGTGA
- a CDS encoding transporter substrate-binding domain-containing protein yields the protein MKLNKALSAALIAAAFLIPLSSAQADDLQEIEKAGKLSVALSGVFPPFSFVDENNKVVGFDVDVASEIARRLKVEPTIITTAWDGIIAGLVTGRYDTIIGSMSITDERKKAVDFVGPYYRSGLAFFVRKGAGVTNVAELKGKTVGVTLGETAEKWVREQNAYEVRTYKGLPEMLLDVAAGRVDAIVADDVPVFVAIAKSNAPVEQVKNDELPRYDAGIAIRKSNPELAAAMQKALDDMMADGTYETIAKKWIGQDIR from the coding sequence ATGAAACTGAACAAAGCCCTTTCCGCAGCCCTCATCGCGGCCGCGTTCCTCATTCCACTCTCATCAGCCCAGGCCGATGATCTGCAAGAGATCGAGAAGGCAGGAAAGCTCTCCGTCGCCCTCTCCGGCGTGTTCCCTCCGTTCAGTTTCGTGGATGAAAACAACAAGGTCGTCGGCTTCGACGTGGACGTCGCCTCGGAAATCGCCCGTCGCCTGAAGGTCGAGCCGACTATCATCACGACCGCATGGGACGGCATCATCGCCGGCCTGGTCACCGGCCGCTACGATACGATCATCGGCTCCATGAGCATCACTGACGAGCGAAAGAAGGCCGTCGACTTCGTCGGACCATACTACCGCTCGGGCTTGGCGTTCTTCGTGCGCAAGGGAGCCGGCGTGACGAACGTCGCCGAGCTCAAAGGCAAAACGGTCGGCGTCACGCTCGGGGAGACCGCCGAAAAATGGGTGCGTGAGCAGAACGCCTACGAAGTCCGCACCTACAAGGGTCTGCCTGAGATGCTCCTGGACGTCGCTGCGGGCCGCGTGGATGCGATCGTGGCCGACGACGTTCCGGTCTTCGTGGCGATTGCCAAGAGCAACGCCCCCGTCGAGCAGGTCAAGAACGACGAGCTGCCGCGCTACGACGCCGGCATCGCCATTCGCAAAAGCAATCCGGAGCTCGCAGCGGCAATGCAGAAGGCTCTCGACGACATGATGGCCGACGGTACCTACGAAACGATCGCCAAAAAGTGGATCGGTCAGGACATCCGCTAG
- a CDS encoding amino acid ABC transporter permease, giving the protein MDFQLIGRIAPFVAEASLVAIGLTVCSLAIGLLVAAVVATGRFSKIGPIRWLATFYVSVMRGTPLIVQLFIVFFGGPQFGLEFTPFVAGVVTMGFNIGAYMSEGIKGAILAVDKGQAEAARSLGFGRFDTLRLFILPQAAPLMVRSLGINTVILSKSTAMVSTIGVVELTYSAQRFVTSTYKPFEVFAVAGVAYLAIIAIVSLAARGVERAFDVSGKAVA; this is encoded by the coding sequence ATGGATTTTCAATTGATCGGGCGAATAGCGCCCTTCGTCGCAGAAGCATCGTTGGTGGCGATCGGCCTGACCGTCTGCTCGCTGGCGATTGGGCTCCTGGTCGCGGCTGTCGTTGCCACCGGGCGCTTTTCGAAGATCGGGCCCATCCGGTGGCTTGCGACCTTCTACGTCAGCGTCATGCGGGGCACGCCCCTGATCGTGCAGCTGTTCATCGTCTTTTTCGGGGGGCCGCAGTTCGGGCTGGAGTTTACACCGTTCGTCGCCGGTGTCGTGACGATGGGCTTCAACATTGGCGCCTACATGTCCGAAGGGATCAAGGGAGCCATCCTTGCCGTCGACAAGGGACAGGCCGAAGCAGCGCGATCGCTCGGTTTCGGCCGTTTCGATACGTTGCGGCTGTTCATCTTGCCTCAGGCCGCGCCGCTGATGGTGCGTTCCCTGGGTATCAACACAGTCATCCTGTCGAAAAGCACCGCAATGGTGTCCACGATCGGCGTGGTGGAACTGACATATTCGGCGCAGCGCTTCGTGACCTCCACCTATAAGCCGTTCGAAGTCTTTGCTGTCGCCGGCGTGGCCTACCTGGCGATAATCGCCATCGTCTCCCTTGCCGCCCGCGGGGTCGAGCGTGCCTTCGACGTAAGCGGAAAGGCAGTCGCATGA
- a CDS encoding amino acid ABC transporter permease, protein MTLDFSVVPPYWSLLLVGLAWTIIITVLAGTMSVVLGVIVAIATLYGPKLVSLPVRGVTFLFMGTPLLLQLYLLYYGLSQMGLMLPAFWTGLIGLGLHYAAYNADIFRASLQAVDAGQTEAARSLGFSRGSTLRHFIVPQAILTALPQVGNNSIILLKDTAVLSVLGIAELVLNAQRAISETYRPFEFYFTAAVLYYIVNLAMEFVLSKAARKAEAIR, encoded by the coding sequence ATGACACTCGATTTTAGCGTGGTACCGCCCTACTGGAGCCTCCTGCTGGTCGGCTTGGCCTGGACCATCATCATCACCGTTCTCGCAGGCACCATGAGTGTCGTGCTCGGCGTGATTGTTGCAATTGCAACGCTCTACGGTCCAAAGCTCGTCAGCCTGCCCGTTCGCGGCGTCACGTTTCTTTTCATGGGAACGCCGCTGCTGCTGCAGCTCTACCTGCTCTACTATGGCCTGTCTCAGATGGGCCTGATGCTGCCGGCCTTCTGGACCGGTCTCATCGGACTTGGCTTGCACTACGCCGCCTACAATGCCGATATTTTCCGGGCATCGTTGCAAGCCGTGGATGCCGGACAAACGGAGGCCGCCCGATCGCTTGGGTTCAGCCGGGGCTCAACCTTGCGCCACTTCATCGTACCGCAAGCCATCCTGACTGCTCTGCCACAGGTCGGCAACAACAGCATCATCCTGCTGAAGGATACGGCCGTTCTTTCCGTGCTCGGCATCGCCGAGTTGGTTCTCAACGCTCAACGCGCCATCAGCGAGACCTATCGTCCCTTCGAGTTCTATTTCACCGCGGCTGTTCTCTACTACATCGTCAACCTGGCGATGGAGTTCGTACTGAGCAAGGCCGCCCGCAAAGCGGAAGCCATCCGATGA
- a CDS encoding amino acid ABC transporter ATP-binding protein: protein MIELRQIRKSYGTHEVLKGIDLQVARGKIVSIIGPSGSGKSTLLRSINMLEETSSGEIWLDGQQVNRPLKGRAFENHINHIRQEMGMVFQQFNLFPHLTVLQNIMIGPMRLKGLTKDAALERANALLAKVGLAEKGHAYPARLSGGQKQRVAIARALAMQPKVMLFDEATSALDPELVEEVNQVMKQLAAEHMTMLIVTHEMRFAAEVSDHVMFMDGGVVVEQGAPERVFSDPVEARTRAFLRKYLSN, encoded by the coding sequence ATGATCGAGCTGCGGCAGATCCGCAAATCCTACGGCACCCATGAAGTGCTCAAGGGCATCGACTTGCAGGTGGCGCGTGGCAAAATCGTCTCCATCATCGGGCCGAGCGGCTCTGGAAAGAGCACGCTGCTGCGATCGATCAATATGCTTGAGGAGACATCCTCTGGCGAAATTTGGCTCGATGGTCAACAGGTCAACCGGCCTCTCAAGGGCCGCGCGTTCGAAAACCACATCAACCATATCCGACAGGAGATGGGCATGGTGTTCCAGCAGTTTAATCTGTTTCCGCATCTGACCGTGCTTCAGAACATCATGATCGGACCAATGCGGCTCAAGGGTCTGACCAAGGACGCCGCACTTGAACGAGCAAATGCGCTCCTGGCCAAGGTCGGCCTTGCCGAAAAAGGGCACGCGTATCCGGCGCGGCTGTCGGGCGGGCAGAAGCAGCGGGTTGCCATCGCCCGCGCGCTGGCGATGCAGCCGAAGGTCATGCTGTTCGACGAGGCCACCTCGGCCCTCGACCCAGAGCTTGTCGAAGAGGTCAACCAGGTCATGAAGCAGCTCGCTGCAGAACACATGACCATGCTGATCGTGACCCACGAAATGCGGTTTGCCGCCGAGGTGTCCGATCACGTGATGTTCATGGACGGTGGCGTGGTGGTCGAGCAAGGAGCGCCGGAGCGCGTATTCTCCGATCCCGTCGAGGCCCGCACCCGCGCGTTCCTGCGCAAATACCTGTCGAATTGA
- a CDS encoding M20/M25/M40 family metallo-hydrolase, producing MTSARKETGAPLDTHIDQNRVTDLALQLTSWSSETGTPGEASFADRLYDLLRDLPYFREHPEDLRLLDSHGDPLTRNVVALVRGTGTRTLVMAGHFDTVSTDNYHALKPLACDSLQLKDALIESLSKRSDRSEQEERALQDLLSGDFLPGRGLLDMKSGIAVAIACLENFAADPDRQGNLMMVATPDEERESRGMRSFRDALPGLVEDLGVEIAAAINLDVTSDQGDGREGRAVYAGTIGKLLPFALVIGCSSHASYPFEGVSAQAMAAGILARLEGNASLADRDQNDVSPPPICLEAKDLRDGYEVTTPERFWIAFNWLYHAMTADELFDRFKREVLTGATEAVDRFASQSCEFGKLVGRSAGATPAKPRLLSFHELRALAAQTCGADFGSLYADQEKALSGVDNPLVLTRQLTEWLVGIARLSGPAIVVGFSGLHYPSSRLRLSEANDRSLHQAIEKARAGLDNDPERSLVWKPHFQGISDMSFLGLSASGSQVVSDNTPISRLIDDPPEDAVCFPAVNLGPWGREFHQKFERVHQPYAFGVLPDLVSDIARTFLADGNGAG from the coding sequence ATGACAAGCGCACGAAAAGAGACTGGCGCCCCATTGGACACGCACATCGACCAGAACCGGGTGACGGATCTGGCATTGCAGCTTACGTCCTGGTCGAGCGAAACCGGTACGCCGGGCGAAGCGTCGTTCGCCGACCGCCTGTACGATCTCTTGCGCGATCTTCCCTATTTCCGCGAACATCCGGAAGATTTGCGGCTTCTGGACAGTCACGGCGATCCGCTGACGCGCAATGTCGTCGCGCTTGTGCGCGGCACAGGCACGCGGACACTCGTGATGGCCGGCCATTTCGACACCGTTTCCACCGACAACTACCATGCACTCAAGCCGCTGGCGTGCGACAGCCTCCAATTGAAGGATGCGCTGATCGAAAGCCTTTCGAAACGTAGCGACCGCTCCGAACAGGAAGAACGGGCGCTGCAGGATCTTCTAAGCGGAGACTTCCTCCCCGGCCGTGGCCTGCTCGATATGAAGAGCGGGATCGCCGTTGCCATCGCCTGCCTGGAGAATTTCGCAGCGGACCCGGACCGCCAGGGCAATTTGATGATGGTCGCCACGCCGGACGAAGAACGCGAAAGCCGCGGCATGCGGTCCTTTCGGGATGCATTGCCGGGTCTCGTAGAGGATCTCGGCGTCGAGATCGCGGCCGCCATCAATCTCGACGTTACCTCCGACCAGGGTGACGGCCGCGAAGGTCGAGCGGTCTATGCCGGCACGATCGGCAAACTCTTGCCCTTTGCGCTCGTGATCGGCTGCAGCTCTCATGCCAGTTATCCGTTCGAGGGCGTCAGCGCGCAAGCCATGGCCGCAGGGATATTGGCACGCCTCGAGGGCAACGCATCGCTGGCAGATCGTGACCAAAACGACGTTTCGCCACCACCGATCTGCCTCGAGGCAAAGGACCTCAGGGACGGGTACGAAGTCACGACACCGGAGCGCTTCTGGATTGCTTTCAACTGGCTGTACCATGCCATGACAGCAGATGAATTGTTTGACCGGTTCAAGCGCGAGGTGCTGACCGGCGCGACCGAGGCGGTGGATCGCTTTGCGAGCCAATCCTGCGAATTCGGCAAACTCGTCGGCCGAAGCGCCGGGGCGACACCTGCAAAGCCGCGCCTCCTGAGCTTTCACGAGTTGAGAGCGCTGGCAGCGCAGACCTGCGGAGCGGATTTCGGCTCTCTTTATGCGGATCAGGAGAAGGCGCTTTCAGGCGTGGACAATCCCCTGGTGCTTACACGACAGCTGACCGAATGGCTGGTCGGGATCGCCCGCCTGTCTGGCCCGGCGATCGTCGTCGGCTTCTCGGGTCTTCACTACCCGTCGAGCCGGCTGCGCCTCAGCGAGGCAAACGACCGTTCGCTTCATCAGGCCATCGAGAAGGCTCGTGCCGGCCTCGACAACGATCCCGAGCGCAGCCTCGTGTGGAAGCCCCATTTCCAGGGCATATCGGATATGAGCTTCCTCGGCCTTTCGGCGAGCGGAAGCCAGGTCGTTTCAGACAACACGCCCATCTCGCGCTTGATCGACGATCCGCCTGAAGACGCGGTGTGTTTCCCGGCAGTCAATCTCGGCCCATGGGGGCGTGAGTTCCATCAGAAGTTCGAGCGCGTGCACCAACCCTACGCGTTTGGGGTCTTGCCGGACCTCGTATCTGATATCGCCAGAACGTTTCTCGCCGACGGCAACGGCGCCGGCTGA
- a CDS encoding ornithine cyclodeaminase — MSTQSGLNIVPFVSVDHMMRLVLKIGIETFLTELAAVIEEDFRRWEQFDKTPRIASHSEEGVIELMPTSDGTLYGFKYVNGHPKNTKEGRQTVTAFGVLSDVGNGYPMLLSEMTILTALRTAAMSAVAARHLARPNSKTMAIIGNGAQSEFQALAFKAIVGVTDLRLYDLDPTATERCARNLAGKGFSITTCASSQEAVEGSDIITTVTADKQYATILSDNMVGPGVHINAVGGDCPGKTELHKDILLRSDIFVEYPPQTRIEGEIQQLDPAYPVKELWEVIAGKRQSRQSDTTITLFDSVGFAIEDFSALRYVRSKLEETGLYTDLDLLADPDEPRDLYGMLLRCEAKLHGA; from the coding sequence ATGAGCACCCAGTCTGGTCTCAACATAGTACCCTTCGTCAGCGTCGATCACATGATGCGCCTCGTCCTGAAGATCGGTATCGAGACGTTTCTCACGGAACTTGCCGCGGTGATCGAAGAGGATTTTCGCCGCTGGGAACAGTTCGACAAGACGCCCCGTATTGCATCGCATTCCGAAGAGGGTGTGATCGAGCTGATGCCGACAAGCGACGGAACGCTCTACGGCTTCAAGTACGTCAACGGTCATCCCAAGAATACTAAGGAAGGACGCCAGACGGTTACCGCCTTCGGTGTGCTTTCGGACGTCGGCAATGGCTATCCGATGCTGCTTTCGGAAATGACCATTCTGACCGCTCTGCGCACGGCCGCCATGTCGGCTGTGGCTGCAAGGCACCTTGCTCGTCCGAACTCGAAAACCATGGCCATTATCGGCAACGGCGCGCAAAGCGAATTTCAGGCGCTTGCCTTCAAGGCGATCGTTGGCGTGACGGATTTGCGCCTCTACGACCTCGATCCAACCGCCACCGAGCGGTGCGCAAGAAATCTGGCCGGTAAAGGCTTCTCGATCACGACCTGCGCGTCCTCCCAAGAGGCGGTGGAAGGTTCAGACATCATCACGACCGTCACCGCCGACAAGCAGTACGCGACGATCCTGTCCGACAACATGGTTGGACCGGGGGTTCACATCAATGCCGTCGGCGGCGACTGCCCTGGCAAGACGGAACTGCACAAGGACATCCTGCTGCGCTCGGACATCTTCGTCGAATATCCACCGCAGACGCGGATCGAGGGTGAGATCCAGCAGCTCGACCCAGCTTACCCCGTGAAGGAGCTTTGGGAGGTCATTGCCGGCAAACGCCAGAGTCGGCAGTCCGACACGACTATCACGTTATTCGACAGCGTCGGGTTTGCGATCGAGGATTTCTCGGCATTGCGTTATGTGCGCAGCAAGCTGGAGGAAACGGGGCTCTACACCGATCTCGACTTGCTCGCCGATCCCGACGAACCACGGGATCTCTATGGCATGCTTCTGCGATGCGAGGCGAAGCTACACGGCGCATGA
- a CDS encoding bifunctional DedA family/phosphatase PAP2 family protein: MLLLALSESIPFFGAFIPGTAGILAISALVPSGIVQLWPLLVAASTGAIIGDGLSFWIGHHYHRAILERWPLNRHQDLVARSETFFARHGDKSVFIARFTPGVRAIVPVLAGMSQMSARRFYFANVLSALVWAPSHILPAVFVGAAFSRFGSAAKPLAILVTLFVVIVWLVSWLVRLAVRRGVPFVANMQQKLLERAAASHSRWGRFALEFLDPLRPETRGISLLLLMLVASAWLFFGVLEDVVNGDPLVRADAAIYSALQELRSPPGDAIMLAITELGDTGVVLVVTTVVLLWLVWRRAWRAAAFWTAAIGGASALNTVVKVTLHRAQPSEASYTGWSAFSFPSGHSTVNLVLYGFLAFLIARELKPNWRFPVGLAALTLAISIAFSRLYLGVHWFSDVIGGLAFGTAWLAVLAIFYLRRDVPRIGALGLALVAGLALALAGGANVYRHHARDTALYTKKIEMPVVAGEDWWSGGWQQLPSQRIDLTGETEEQLTIQWAGDLHAIEGRLLAAGWRVPPPWGSLQTLGWLSGGASPADLPVVPRLAFGQLPALTLIRVAGEDTPPSRVVLRLWFADLQVRDGRTSPLWLGSIVEEEFSRPFSLMTVSRQRAGNSMMPELPTIVGLDTKSATRSGPSGDLDRAAKVLLLRDRPTEPAH, translated from the coding sequence GTGCTGTTGCTGGCGCTGTCGGAATCGATTCCATTTTTCGGCGCCTTCATTCCGGGGACGGCCGGGATTCTTGCAATCAGTGCCCTGGTGCCAAGCGGGATCGTGCAGCTTTGGCCGCTGCTCGTGGCAGCCTCGACGGGAGCAATCATCGGCGACGGTCTCTCTTTCTGGATCGGGCACCACTATCACAGGGCAATTCTCGAGCGGTGGCCGCTCAATCGGCATCAGGACCTAGTGGCCCGCAGCGAGACATTCTTCGCGCGACATGGCGACAAAAGCGTTTTCATCGCGCGTTTCACTCCCGGGGTCCGTGCGATCGTTCCTGTGCTTGCCGGCATGTCGCAGATGTCGGCGCGGCGGTTCTACTTTGCCAATGTTCTGTCCGCGCTCGTATGGGCGCCATCGCATATTCTGCCGGCTGTTTTCGTCGGCGCGGCCTTCAGCCGTTTCGGTTCCGCCGCCAAACCACTCGCCATCCTGGTTACCCTCTTCGTCGTCATCGTCTGGCTGGTAAGCTGGCTCGTTCGGCTTGCCGTGCGCCGCGGCGTGCCCTTCGTCGCGAACATGCAGCAAAAGCTTCTGGAACGTGCCGCGGCGAGCCATTCCCGCTGGGGCCGTTTCGCGCTTGAGTTTCTCGATCCGTTGCGCCCCGAAACGCGTGGGATATCGCTGCTACTGCTGATGCTGGTTGCGTCGGCCTGGTTATTCTTCGGCGTGCTGGAGGACGTGGTCAACGGCGACCCGCTGGTTCGGGCCGATGCCGCGATCTACTCCGCCTTGCAAGAGCTGCGCAGCCCGCCGGGCGACGCCATCATGCTCGCGATCACGGAACTGGGCGATACGGGCGTCGTGCTGGTCGTGACCACGGTCGTGCTCCTGTGGCTGGTGTGGAGGCGCGCCTGGCGCGCCGCTGCGTTTTGGACGGCTGCGATCGGCGGGGCGTCAGCCCTGAACACGGTCGTGAAGGTTACGCTGCACCGCGCCCAGCCCTCGGAAGCGTCCTATACTGGCTGGAGCGCCTTCTCCTTTCCAAGCGGCCACAGCACCGTCAATCTCGTTCTTTATGGGTTCCTGGCGTTCCTGATTGCCCGAGAACTCAAGCCAAACTGGCGCTTCCCGGTGGGACTTGCCGCGCTCACGCTCGCGATTTCGATCGCCTTCTCGCGGCTCTATCTCGGCGTGCACTGGTTTTCGGACGTAATCGGAGGGCTCGCCTTCGGCACGGCGTGGCTGGCGGTGCTTGCCATCTTTTACCTGCGCAGAGACGTGCCACGCATCGGCGCGCTGGGACTGGCGCTCGTTGCCGGCCTGGCACTCGCTCTCGCGGGTGGTGCGAATGTCTATCGACATCATGCGCGTGACACGGCCCTTTACACCAAGAAAATCGAGATGCCGGTGGTGGCTGGCGAAGATTGGTGGTCGGGCGGTTGGCAGCAGCTTCCATCGCAACGAATTGACCTGACCGGCGAGACCGAGGAGCAATTGACCATCCAGTGGGCCGGTGATCTGCATGCCATCGAAGGACGGTTGCTTGCGGCCGGGTGGCGTGTCCCGCCGCCCTGGGGGTCATTGCAGACGCTGGGCTGGCTTTCGGGCGGTGCGTCACCCGCAGATCTGCCCGTGGTGCCGCGCCTCGCTTTCGGGCAACTTCCCGCCTTGACCCTGATCCGAGTGGCGGGCGAAGACACCCCCCCGTCACGCGTGGTATTGCGGCTGTGGTTCGCCGACCTGCAAGTTCGCGACGGAAGAACCTCGCCCCTGTGGCTGGGCTCAATCGTCGAAGAGGAATTCAGCAGGCCGTTCTCGCTCATGACCGTCAGCCGGCAACGAGCCGGCAACAGTATGATGCCGGAACTGCCGACCATAGTGGGTTTGGACACGAAATCGGCAACCCGCTCCGGCCCGTCCGGGGACCTCGACAGGGCAGCCAAAGTGTTGCTGCTACGCGACCGCCCAACGGAGCCGGCGCACTGA
- a CDS encoding phosphatase PAP2 family protein, with product MQLYGIDAAATRAINDLAGTAAAADFLCIWISAIGIQLLVVAVAAQWWYGSARKHNRHVLVAAGLSFLLGLAINQIILVFVHRIRPYDAGITRLLIERSADPSFPSDHATAAFAIAATFLLCGMRTRGLWFLGAAVLIAFSRVYLGIHYVGDILGGVLMGGLAAMLVRTFYREGTRVDRVITGIF from the coding sequence ATGCAGTTGTATGGAATTGACGCTGCGGCGACCCGCGCGATCAACGATCTGGCTGGAACTGCCGCGGCCGCGGATTTCCTGTGCATCTGGATATCTGCCATCGGCATACAGTTGCTTGTAGTCGCCGTTGCCGCGCAATGGTGGTACGGATCCGCCAGGAAGCATAACAGGCACGTGCTCGTCGCAGCGGGTCTCTCCTTCCTTCTTGGCCTTGCCATCAATCAGATCATTCTGGTGTTCGTTCACCGCATCCGGCCGTATGACGCCGGTATCACCCGGCTGCTGATCGAACGCAGCGCCGACCCGTCGTTCCCTTCTGATCATGCGACAGCGGCCTTCGCGATCGCAGCCACCTTCCTGCTCTGCGGCATGCGCACGCGGGGCTTATGGTTCCTTGGCGCAGCAGTACTGATTGCCTTCTCCAGGGTCTATCTGGGTATTCATTATGTAGGTGACATTCTCGGCGGCGTGCTCATGGGGGGCCTTGCTGCCATGTTGGTCCGCACGTTCTACCGGGAGGGAACGCGCGTCGACCGGGTCATCACGGGGATCTTTTAG
- a CDS encoding S41 family peptidase, which produces MAPIGKDSPAAKGKGLWRRRGVRFVAIALTALLIVVVLPFAVVLYPTLKAYPETGLPAATSQLEQNRQDIAHLRRLIEVDRSFTPASKAAFTHALDSLEQRAGDLDHPGLAMAAAKAVALADNGHTNVVGLVGGYGFGAVPIRLGWFADGLFVIAAASDQSRLLGGKILEVNGRTTDALVEALRPHVGGPTNLAREFVPNFTISPELLLAADLADSAEGSTYRIRLLDGRVEDVALVANPGVHEPLTGNLWPRRDLSPVSQADRGDGWRHMLDGVTLPPYLKQLDANSWHEYPLPDLLYVQINRIRDDTPEGLSRSLAKIVDEAEQKPIRNAVVDLRFNSGGNYELTAEFSRRLPEILPPAGRLFVLTSANTFSAAISTAARLKYFGGTQTILIGEPMGDRLQFWGEGGRTVLPNSQITIRYTTAYHDWEHGCSLSQLRTCFLLNYFYDVPAGSLEPAILRSATFADYATGKDPAMSAVMQVLMVGNAD; this is translated from the coding sequence ATGGCACCAATCGGCAAAGACAGTCCGGCAGCGAAGGGCAAGGGGCTGTGGCGTCGTCGAGGGGTTCGGTTCGTTGCAATCGCTTTGACGGCCCTGCTCATTGTTGTGGTGCTGCCGTTTGCTGTCGTTCTCTATCCGACGCTGAAGGCTTATCCGGAGACCGGGCTTCCAGCTGCCACCTCGCAACTTGAACAAAACAGACAGGATATCGCGCATCTGCGGCGTCTGATTGAGGTCGATCGAAGCTTCACACCCGCGTCCAAGGCAGCATTTACGCATGCCCTCGATTCGTTGGAGCAGCGGGCCGGCGATCTCGATCACCCTGGTCTGGCGATGGCCGCTGCGAAGGCGGTCGCGCTCGCCGACAATGGTCATACCAACGTCGTCGGACTCGTCGGCGGCTACGGTTTTGGCGCCGTTCCCATTCGTCTTGGCTGGTTCGCCGACGGTCTGTTTGTGATCGCGGCGGCGAGCGATCAATCACGCCTTCTCGGTGGAAAGATCCTTGAGGTGAACGGAAGAACGACGGACGCTCTTGTGGAGGCACTACGCCCGCATGTTGGAGGTCCCACCAATCTCGCCCGGGAATTTGTGCCCAACTTCACGATCTCGCCCGAACTGCTTCTTGCCGCTGATCTCGCAGATAGCGCAGAAGGTAGTACCTACCGTATTCGCCTCCTGGATGGGCGTGTGGAAGATGTCGCGCTTGTCGCGAACCCTGGCGTGCACGAACCTTTGACCGGCAATCTTTGGCCGCGGCGCGATTTGAGTCCGGTCTCGCAAGCCGACCGAGGCGACGGGTGGCGACACATGCTCGATGGCGTCACGCTACCGCCCTATCTCAAGCAGCTCGACGCCAACTCCTGGCACGAGTACCCCTTGCCCGACCTTCTCTATGTCCAGATCAATCGCATCAGGGACGATACACCGGAGGGATTGTCCCGATCGCTCGCAAAGATAGTCGATGAAGCCGAGCAAAAGCCCATACGCAACGCCGTTGTCGACCTGCGCTTCAACAGCGGCGGCAATTACGAATTGACGGCTGAATTCTCTCGGAGGCTTCCGGAAATTCTTCCGCCAGCAGGGCGGCTCTTCGTGCTGACCAGCGCAAACACCTTCTCCGCCGCGATCAGCACTGCGGCGCGACTGAAATATTTCGGTGGAACGCAAACCATTCTGATCGGCGAGCCGATGGGCGACCGGCTGCAGTTTTGGGGTGAAGGCGGCCGCACGGTTCTGCCGAATTCACAGATCACCATCCGCTACACCACCGCCTACCATGACTGGGAGCACGGCTGCAGCCTGTCGCAGCTCAGGACCTGTTTCCTGCTGAATTACTTCTACGACGTACCGGCAGGCTCCCTGGAACCAGCCATCTTGAGATCCGCGACCTTCGCCGACTATGCCACAGGTAAGGACCCCGCAATGTCCGCGGTCATGCAGGTTCTCATGGTCGGCAATGCGGATTGA